A region of Beijerinckia sp. 28-YEA-48 DNA encodes the following proteins:
- a CDS encoding CusA/CzcA family heavy metal efflux RND transporter, whose product MINRIIAFSVHQRWLIVLLTVLACALGAWSLARLPIDAVPDITNNQVQVNAVAPALSPVDMERQVTFPIETAFAGIPGLENTRSLSRNGFAQVTAVFSEKTDIYFARQQIGERLIEAKENLPPGTEVRIGPISTGLGEIYMWAVRYKQVKPDAARDGSTGLQSDGSYLTPEGARLTSELEKTAYLRTLQDWVIRPQLRNVPGVAGVDTIGGFEKQFHVQPDPAKLNSFGLSFGDLQEAIQSNNASRGAGYIERNGEGYVVRSGGRLETMDDIRDVVVSTRKGVPVRVRDVADVSIGRELRTGSASENGHEVVVGTALMLINGNSRTVSAAVDKKVQEIRTAFPADIEIQTVLNRTLLVDATVKTVAKNLAEGALLVIFVLFILLGNFRAAFITALVIPIAMLITATGMLQGRISANLMSLGALDFGLIVDGAVIIAENSLRHLAERQHKLGRALTRSERLDTVIASAGEMVKPSVYGQAIIILVYVPLLTFTGVEGKMFEPMALTVIIALAAAFVLSLTFVPAAIAIFLNRPVQEKENMAIRAFKSAYQPALMRALARPGVTIITAVALFVGAMLMLSRLGQEFIPQLDEKNIAMHAIRIPSTSLTQSQDMQLAVEKAVSQFPEVAFVFSKTGTAEIAADPMPPNTSDTFIILKPQTDWPNPSEPKESLVNRIKQSVEGLPGNNYEFTQPIQMRFNELLAGVRGDVAVKVFGDDFPTLLRSANQIATILRQVPGAQDVRVEQAAGLPFLEINVDKSQLARVGLSLGMVHGVIGSAIGGERAGVVFEGDRRFPIIVRLPDSARQDITALENLPVPLPVSADGARRSIPLKQLAAFNVVEGQNQISRENGKRRIVVTANVRGRDIASVVHEARSEIERKVQIPAGYWVTWGGQFENLAAAQQRLMIVVPACFFLIFILLFSALRSVRDALLVFSAVPLALTGGIAALWLRDMPLSVSAAVGFIALSGIAVLNSLVMLTFIRQLVEEGKSIREAIYEGAMTRLRPVVMTALVASLGFVPMALATGTGAEVQRPIATVVIGGLISATLLTLLVLPALYSRFGRVAAARRDQEHSDASIPSKQLEPINETL is encoded by the coding sequence ATGATCAACCGTATCATCGCCTTTTCCGTCCATCAGCGCTGGCTAATCGTTCTGCTCACGGTCCTTGCCTGCGCGCTTGGCGCCTGGTCGCTGGCGCGCCTGCCGATCGACGCCGTTCCCGACATCACCAACAATCAGGTGCAGGTGAATGCCGTCGCGCCAGCACTGTCGCCTGTCGATATGGAACGGCAGGTCACTTTCCCCATCGAGACCGCTTTCGCTGGCATCCCCGGCCTGGAAAATACCCGCTCACTGTCGCGCAATGGCTTTGCCCAGGTCACCGCCGTCTTCTCGGAAAAGACCGACATCTATTTCGCTCGCCAACAGATCGGCGAACGCCTGATCGAGGCTAAGGAAAACCTGCCCCCCGGCACGGAAGTCCGCATCGGGCCGATTTCGACGGGCTTGGGCGAAATCTACATGTGGGCCGTACGCTACAAGCAGGTGAAGCCCGACGCCGCGCGTGATGGCAGCACCGGCTTGCAAAGCGACGGCAGCTATCTGACGCCGGAAGGCGCCCGCCTGACGAGCGAGCTGGAAAAGACCGCTTATCTCAGAACCCTGCAGGATTGGGTGATCCGGCCGCAATTGCGCAATGTGCCGGGTGTGGCTGGCGTCGATACGATCGGCGGCTTCGAGAAGCAGTTTCACGTTCAGCCCGATCCCGCCAAACTCAACAGCTTCGGCCTCTCCTTCGGCGATCTCCAGGAAGCCATTCAAAGCAACAATGCCAGCCGCGGCGCCGGCTATATCGAGCGCAATGGCGAGGGCTATGTGGTGCGCAGCGGCGGCCGGCTCGAAACCATGGACGATATCCGCGATGTGGTGGTCAGCACGCGCAAGGGCGTGCCGGTGCGCGTGCGCGATGTCGCCGATGTCTCGATCGGTCGCGAACTGCGCACCGGCAGCGCCAGCGAAAACGGCCATGAAGTGGTCGTCGGCACGGCGCTGATGCTGATCAACGGCAACAGCCGCACCGTCTCCGCCGCCGTCGACAAGAAAGTGCAGGAGATCCGCACCGCCTTTCCAGCCGACATCGAAATTCAGACGGTGCTCAACCGCACGCTCCTGGTCGACGCCACGGTCAAGACCGTCGCCAAGAATCTGGCCGAAGGCGCGCTCCTCGTCATCTTTGTGCTGTTCATCCTGCTCGGCAATTTCCGCGCCGCCTTCATCACCGCTTTGGTCATTCCCATCGCCATGCTGATCACCGCGACAGGCATGTTGCAGGGACGCATCAGCGCCAATCTGATGAGCCTGGGCGCGCTCGATTTCGGGTTGATCGTCGATGGCGCCGTCATCATCGCCGAAAACAGCCTGCGCCATCTGGCCGAACGACAACATAAACTCGGTCGCGCCCTCACCCGCTCGGAGCGCCTCGACACAGTCATCGCCTCGGCCGGCGAAATGGTGAAACCCTCGGTCTATGGCCAGGCCATCATCATCCTCGTCTATGTGCCGCTACTCACCTTCACCGGCGTCGAGGGCAAGATGTTCGAGCCGATGGCGCTCACCGTCATCATCGCGCTGGCAGCCGCCTTCGTCCTCTCCCTCACCTTCGTGCCGGCGGCCATCGCCATTTTCCTCAACCGCCCGGTGCAGGAAAAAGAAAACATGGCCATCCGCGCCTTCAAAAGCGCCTACCAACCGGCTTTGATGCGCGCCCTGGCACGTCCCGGCGTCACCATCATCACCGCCGTGGCCTTGTTTGTCGGCGCCATGCTGATGCTCTCCCGTCTTGGCCAGGAATTCATTCCGCAGCTCGACGAAAAGAACATCGCCATGCACGCGATCCGCATTCCCAGCACGTCGCTGACGCAATCGCAGGACATGCAGCTCGCCGTGGAAAAGGCCGTCAGCCAATTCCCCGAAGTCGCCTTCGTCTTCTCCAAGACCGGCACGGCCGAGATCGCCGCCGATCCGATGCCGCCCAATACGTCGGACACGTTCATCATTCTCAAGCCGCAGACGGATTGGCCCAATCCGTCCGAACCGAAGGAAAGCCTGGTCAATCGCATCAAGCAGAGCGTCGAGGGCCTGCCCGGCAACAATTATGAATTCACCCAGCCGATCCAGATGCGCTTCAACGAACTGCTCGCGGGCGTGCGCGGCGACGTCGCTGTAAAAGTCTTCGGCGACGATTTCCCCACCCTGCTGCGCAGCGCCAATCAGATCGCCACCATCCTACGTCAAGTTCCAGGCGCACAGGACGTGCGCGTCGAACAGGCGGCTGGCCTGCCCTTCCTGGAGATCAATGTCGACAAGTCGCAGCTGGCTCGCGTCGGCCTCAGCCTCGGCATGGTCCATGGCGTTATCGGCTCGGCCATCGGCGGCGAGCGGGCTGGCGTCGTCTTCGAGGGCGACCGGCGTTTCCCGATCATCGTGCGTCTGCCCGATAGCGCCAGGCAGGACATCACCGCGCTCGAAAACCTGCCCGTGCCGCTACCGGTCAGCGCCGATGGCGCGCGCCGCTCGATCCCGCTGAAACAACTCGCCGCGTTCAATGTGGTCGAAGGACAGAACCAGATCTCGCGCGAAAATGGCAAACGCCGCATCGTCGTTACCGCCAATGTGCGCGGTCGCGACATCGCCTCCGTGGTGCATGAAGCGCGCAGCGAGATCGAGCGCAAGGTGCAGATCCCCGCTGGCTATTGGGTGACCTGGGGTGGTCAGTTCGAGAATCTGGCGGCCGCGCAGCAGCGCCTGATGATCGTCGTGCCCGCCTGCTTCTTCCTGATCTTCATCCTGTTGTTCTCGGCGCTGCGCTCGGTGCGCGACGCGCTGCTTGTCTTCAGCGCCGTGCCCCTGGCGTTGACGGGCGGCATCGCGGCGCTTTGGCTGCGCGACATGCCGCTGTCGGTCTCGGCCGCCGTCGGCTTCATCGCGCTGTCGGGCATTGCCGTGCTCAACAGCCTGGTGATGCTGACCTTCATCCGACAATTGGTGGAGGAAGGAAAATCGATCCGCGAGGCGATCTATGAAGGCGCGATGACGCGCTTACGCCCCGTGGTGATGACGGCGCTTGTCGCCTCGCTCGGCTTCGTGCCGATGGCGCTCGCCACCGGCACAGGTGCTGAGGTGCAGCGCCCCATCGCCACGGTCGTCATCGGCGGGCTGATCAGTGCGACTTTGCTCACGCTCTTGGTATTGCCGGCGCTCTACAGCCGTTTTGGTCGTGTGGCGGCAGCTCGCAGGGACCAAGAGCATTCAGACGCTTCGATCCCTTCAAAGCAGTTGGAGCCTATAAACGAAACACTCTGA
- a CDS encoding FAD-dependent monooxygenase: protein MSKLRIVIVGGGVGGLTAALALRKLGHDALVFEQAAQFTRIGADINLTPNAVRVLDGLGIGKAIRETAARPTYRISRTWDTGEETSRLPMGDQAEKLYGAPQLTIHRADILKALTDPLPDDCIRFGQRVQAIDASAAGPSLTLTTGEVVKADVIIGADGIHSVVRAALFGPDKPEFTGLIAFRTVVPQSSLSVPNLDAFTKWWGPTSDRQIVTFPLNQGRETFIFATKAQDWKHESWTTDGDPNELRETYADFNAEAQALLTPVSDVKKSALNVRDPMKSWSSGAVVLLGDACHPMMPFMAQGAGMAIEDAVVLARALLDRPVPQALAAYEAARLDRTAKVQVGSRGNEWLRTDGNVDWLYGYDAWNVPLNS, encoded by the coding sequence ATGAGCAAGCTTCGGATTGTCATTGTCGGTGGCGGTGTCGGCGGATTGACCGCTGCCCTGGCGCTGCGCAAGCTCGGCCATGATGCCCTGGTGTTTGAACAGGCCGCGCAATTCACTCGGATCGGCGCCGACATCAATCTGACGCCCAATGCGGTGCGGGTTCTCGATGGGCTTGGCATTGGCAAGGCCATTCGCGAGACGGCGGCACGGCCGACCTATCGCATCAGCCGCACCTGGGACACGGGCGAGGAGACTTCGCGTCTGCCGATGGGTGACCAAGCCGAGAAACTTTACGGCGCGCCGCAGCTCACCATCCATCGCGCTGATATTTTGAAAGCGCTCACCGATCCACTGCCAGACGATTGCATCCGTTTCGGCCAGCGTGTCCAGGCGATCGATGCTTCTGCCGCAGGGCCTTCTCTGACTTTGACGACGGGCGAGGTGGTCAAGGCCGATGTGATCATCGGTGCTGACGGCATTCACTCAGTTGTTCGCGCCGCATTGTTCGGCCCCGATAAGCCGGAGTTCACCGGGCTCATCGCTTTCCGGACCGTCGTGCCGCAATCGAGCCTGTCCGTGCCCAATCTCGATGCCTTCACCAAATGGTGGGGTCCGACGTCGGATCGGCAGATCGTCACTTTCCCGCTCAACCAGGGCCGCGAGACCTTCATCTTCGCCACCAAGGCGCAGGACTGGAAGCATGAATCCTGGACGACCGATGGCGACCCCAACGAGCTGCGGGAGACCTATGCGGATTTCAATGCTGAAGCCCAGGCGTTGTTGACGCCTGTTTCAGATGTGAAAAAGTCGGCGCTCAATGTGCGCGATCCGATGAAGAGCTGGTCTTCGGGTGCGGTGGTTCTGCTCGGCGATGCCTGCCATCCGATGATGCCGTTCATGGCGCAAGGCGCCGGCATGGCCATCGAGGATGCGGTGGTGCTGGCGCGTGCTCTGTTGGATCGTCCTGTGCCGCAGGCTTTGGCGGCCTATGAAGCGGCGCGGCTGGATCGCACGGCGAAAGTGCAGGTCGGTTCGCGTGGCAATGAATGGTTGCGCACCGACGGCAATGTTGACTGGCTCTATGGCTATGATGCCTGGAACGTGCCGCTCAATAGCTAG
- a CDS encoding short-chain dehydrogenase/reductase, which produces MELGFKGERVLITGSTKGIGYACAETFAAEGCSIVITGRDAATVEAARKKLAGTYQVAVEGFAGDLSQPAERERLAAQAKDIDILVNNAGAIPGGGLLDLSMQTWEQAWALKVMGYIHLSQIYLGRMKEKGSGVIVNIIGGGGRSPRYDYACGGTGNAALMAFTGAIGGRSVDWGVRVFGINPSSTKTDRAVTLAKARAKTKYGDESRWQEMEQHAPLGRLAEPGEMARTAVFLASPACGYVSGATLDVDAGSAYRGGAV; this is translated from the coding sequence ATGGAACTCGGCTTCAAGGGAGAACGCGTCCTCATCACCGGCAGCACCAAGGGCATCGGCTATGCCTGCGCCGAGACCTTCGCCGCTGAAGGCTGCTCCATCGTCATCACCGGCCGCGACGCCGCCACCGTCGAGGCGGCGCGCAAGAAATTGGCCGGCACCTATCAAGTCGCGGTCGAAGGCTTCGCCGGCGATCTCTCGCAGCCTGCCGAGCGCGAGCGGCTGGCGGCCCAGGCCAAAGATATCGACATTCTCGTCAACAATGCCGGCGCCATCCCCGGCGGCGGCCTGCTCGATCTCTCCATGCAGACCTGGGAACAAGCCTGGGCGCTAAAGGTGATGGGCTATATCCATCTCAGCCAGATCTATCTCGGCCGCATGAAGGAAAAGGGCTCCGGCGTCATCGTCAACATCATCGGCGGCGGCGGCCGCAGCCCGCGCTATGACTATGCCTGCGGCGGCACCGGCAATGCGGCGCTGATGGCCTTCACCGGCGCCATCGGCGGACGCTCCGTCGATTGGGGCGTCCGCGTCTTCGGCATCAACCCCTCTTCAACAAAAACCGATCGCGCCGTCACTCTGGCCAAGGCCCGCGCCAAGACCAAATATGGCGACGAAAGCCGCTGGCAAGAAATGGAGCAGCACGCACCGCTCGGCCGCCTCGCCGAACCCGGCGAAATGGCCCGCACCGCCGTCTTCCTCGCTTCGCCCGCCTGCGGCTATGTCAGCGGCGCAACGCTCGATGTCGACGCCGGCAGCGCTTATCGCGGCGGAGCGGTGTAA
- a CDS encoding DUF6600 domain-containing protein has protein sequence MLNIASKTDRRSFARRPAFAAALLVGTSLFLVSAASAEMGSAPQAPTSADAGQQGNGGGEVQQMLARYGQFLKHEKYGDVWKPTQVSQNWRPYEPCHWTYNNASQAWYFDDKTEWGAIVHHYGRWTLDAQQGWLWVPGAEFSPGWVAWNNRGNDVGWAPLPPEEDGPVMQNAGFQSDPNLWIFVPQSQFGKSCGIGAPPPAPRAAMPMMPLPAMAPMALPMPAMGPIVGPPRYVERGYPVIVGGRWPGGGHWTPTKLPPPIIIITQGPGGKPGQGGKPGGAGKPDMECGIAGQFCKPDGKPGGTGPVAGNGAPGGTGSGAGKPPAGNPPPGGAGSGAGKPPPGGTGPIANNGTPGGGKPSSILVGPNKLPPLVTGNAKPPKPFPIGGLKPQSTVQNASAFRPVNPLVGPRPQFTQRVVQQKYVQRQQNFVQRREAVTMRQPSFAARQPSFTARQPSFSRNVAVNQPRANQGGGNTFRRRF, from the coding sequence ATGCTCAATATTGCAAGCAAGACCGACAGACGTTCCTTCGCGCGGCGGCCGGCTTTCGCGGCCGCCCTCTTGGTTGGCACGTCTCTTTTCCTCGTCTCCGCCGCCAGCGCGGAAATGGGGAGCGCGCCACAGGCCCCGACCTCGGCCGATGCCGGCCAGCAAGGCAATGGCGGTGGCGAAGTCCAGCAGATGCTGGCCCGCTACGGCCAATTCCTGAAACACGAGAAGTACGGCGATGTCTGGAAGCCGACCCAGGTGTCGCAGAACTGGCGGCCTTATGAGCCCTGCCACTGGACTTACAACAACGCCTCCCAGGCTTGGTACTTCGATGACAAGACCGAATGGGGCGCGATCGTACACCATTACGGACGCTGGACCCTGGACGCTCAGCAAGGCTGGCTCTGGGTGCCGGGCGCCGAATTCTCGCCGGGCTGGGTGGCCTGGAACAACCGCGGCAACGATGTCGGCTGGGCGCCTCTTCCGCCGGAGGAAGACGGGCCGGTCATGCAGAATGCCGGCTTCCAAAGCGATCCGAACCTCTGGATCTTCGTGCCCCAGAGCCAGTTCGGTAAAAGCTGCGGCATCGGTGCTCCGCCGCCGGCGCCCCGCGCCGCCATGCCAATGATGCCGCTGCCCGCGATGGCGCCGATGGCGCTTCCCATGCCGGCCATGGGTCCGATCGTCGGGCCGCCGCGCTATGTCGAGCGTGGATACCCCGTCATCGTCGGTGGCCGGTGGCCGGGCGGTGGGCACTGGACGCCCACGAAGCTTCCGCCGCCGATCATCATCATCACGCAGGGCCCAGGGGGTAAACCGGGCCAAGGTGGCAAGCCTGGCGGAGCTGGAAAGCCTGACATGGAATGCGGCATTGCCGGCCAGTTCTGCAAGCCGGACGGCAAACCTGGCGGCACCGGCCCCGTGGCTGGCAATGGCGCGCCCGGCGGCACCGGCTCGGGAGCCGGCAAACCTCCGGCCGGCAATCCGCCTCCGGGTGGCGCGGGTTCGGGCGCTGGCAAACCGCCTCCGGGTGGTACCGGCCCGATCGCCAACAATGGCACGCCGGGTGGTGGCAAGCCTTCGTCGATCCTCGTCGGCCCCAATAAGCTTCCCCCATTGGTTACGGGCAACGCTAAGCCGCCGAAGCCATTCCCGATCGGTGGGTTGAAGCCTCAGTCGACGGTTCAAAATGCCAGCGCCTTCCGGCCCGTGAACCCGCTTGTCGGCCCCCGGCCGCAGTTCACCCAGCGTGTCGTGCAACAGAAATACGTGCAGCGTCAGCAAAACTTCGTCCAGCGCCGGGAAGCCGTGACGATGCGCCAACCAAGCTTCGCAGCCCGTCAGCCGAGCTTTACGGCGCGTCAGCCGAGCTTCAGCCGGAACGTCGCCGTGAACCAGCCCAGGGCTAACCAAGGCGGTGGCAATACCTTCCGCAGACGCTTCTGA
- a CDS encoding efflux RND transporter periplasmic adaptor subunit: MTRNTILAATLFAGILMGALAASKIEPVRNALTAIGLLSDAPAQAQTPQEAHGHEDKEGAIVLSDAQVEAGQFTVAPAAAGELYRRLTAPAVVTPDPDKIARVAAKVVGTVAEMRKKLGDVVRAGEIIAIIDSREVAEAKSAFLAATVTYELQTDLFQREKRLYDQKISAEQQFLRVRATTTESRLQLELARQKLAALDLTTDEVNALAKQPVEALRRKEIRAPIDGRIIERRVDVGAPVNGEGQEKELYVIADLSGVWADLSVPTADLTHVHEGDKVTAATDAGPIEGKIVFVSPILNQETRSARVIAAFDNTSAKLRPGTYLTAKIIIDAKPVELKVPKSALQTIGSEQVVFVRTKEGFAKREVALGDSDDDSSQIVFGLDPGEEIATKNTFTLKADLGKSEAEHAH; encoded by the coding sequence ATGACACGCAACACAATTCTTGCCGCGACTTTGTTCGCCGGCATTCTCATGGGCGCGCTTGCCGCGTCGAAAATCGAACCTGTGCGCAATGCGCTGACCGCCATCGGCCTCTTGTCCGACGCGCCGGCCCAGGCGCAGACCCCGCAGGAAGCGCACGGCCACGAGGACAAAGAGGGCGCGATCGTTCTGAGCGATGCCCAGGTCGAGGCCGGTCAATTCACTGTGGCGCCCGCAGCCGCTGGCGAACTGTATCGTCGCCTGACAGCACCGGCCGTCGTCACGCCTGATCCCGACAAGATCGCTCGCGTCGCGGCCAAGGTCGTCGGCACGGTGGCCGAGATGCGCAAGAAGCTTGGCGACGTGGTTCGCGCCGGCGAGATCATCGCCATCATCGACAGCCGAGAAGTCGCCGAAGCCAAGAGCGCCTTCCTCGCCGCCACCGTCACCTACGAACTGCAGACCGATCTGTTCCAACGTGAAAAGCGGCTCTACGATCAAAAGATCAGCGCGGAACAGCAATTTCTGAGAGTGCGCGCCACCACGACGGAATCGCGCCTGCAATTGGAACTGGCACGGCAGAAGCTGGCCGCCCTGGATCTCACCACAGACGAAGTCAACGCACTCGCCAAACAGCCAGTCGAAGCCCTGCGACGCAAGGAGATTCGCGCGCCGATCGATGGCCGTATCATCGAACGGCGCGTCGACGTCGGTGCCCCCGTCAATGGCGAAGGTCAGGAGAAGGAGCTTTACGTCATCGCCGACCTGTCCGGCGTCTGGGCCGATCTCTCGGTCCCCACCGCTGACCTCACACACGTGCACGAGGGAGATAAAGTCACCGCCGCAACCGATGCCGGCCCCATCGAAGGCAAGATCGTCTTCGTCAGCCCCATTCTCAATCAAGAGACCCGGTCCGCACGGGTGATCGCCGCCTTCGACAACACCAGCGCGAAACTGCGGCCCGGCACCTATCTGACCGCGAAGATCATCATCGATGCCAAGCCGGTCGAACTGAAAGTGCCGAAGTCAGCGCTACAGACCATCGGCAGCGAACAGGTTGTGTTCGTGCGAACAAAGGAAGGCTTCGCCAAACGCGAAGTGGCGTTGGGCGACAGCGACGACGACAGCAGCCAGATCGTTTTCGGCCTCGATCCCGGAGAAGAGATCGCCACGAAAAACACCTTCACGTTGAAGGCCGATCTCGGCAAGTCCGAAGCCGAACACGCGCATTGA
- a CDS encoding aldehyde dehydrogenase encodes MLDKIDMPRDRLYVGGEWRKGQGAEITSIFPADRTHNATVSGASAADVEDAIARAQEAANAASWKRLKPHERATFLYKISEGISRNIDRISYIQTRDTGKTLGETRALAASAAGTFRYFAAVCETEEEQITPARGDYITLSRWEPIGVVAAITPWNSPIASDAQKIAPALAAGNAVILKPASWSPLVSLELARIIDESGLPKGLLSVLPGAGGIVGDLLVTHPAIGKVSFTGGTSVGRNLARKAAEKLMPVSLELGGKSPTIVFEDADIDLTIAGLLFGIFSSTGQSCIAGSRLYVQRSIYAAFMERLVARTKALRVGHPFESSTQVAPMIHEDHRASVERFIAQARRDKGTVLAGGQRPSGGNYNEGVYYEPTIIGDMAPGAEICREEVFGPVLTVFPFDDEETLIRDANDNEYGLACGIWTRDVVKALRIGAAIKAGTVWINTYKQFSISTPFGGMKASGLGREKGRDGLRAYMQQKSYYIDTSGNPHPWAGL; translated from the coding sequence ATGCTCGACAAGATCGATATGCCGCGTGATCGCCTCTATGTTGGCGGTGAATGGCGCAAGGGACAGGGCGCGGAGATCACCTCGATCTTCCCGGCCGATCGCACGCACAATGCCACAGTCTCCGGCGCTTCGGCCGCCGACGTCGAGGACGCGATCGCGCGGGCGCAGGAAGCCGCCAACGCGGCGAGCTGGAAGCGCCTGAAGCCGCATGAGCGCGCCACCTTCCTTTACAAAATCTCCGAAGGCATCTCCCGCAATATCGATCGCATCTCCTATATTCAGACGCGCGACACGGGCAAGACGCTCGGCGAGACGCGGGCACTGGCCGCTAGCGCTGCCGGCACGTTCCGCTATTTCGCCGCGGTCTGCGAAACGGAAGAAGAGCAGATCACGCCGGCGCGTGGCGATTACATCACCCTGTCGCGCTGGGAGCCGATCGGCGTTGTCGCCGCGATCACGCCGTGGAATTCGCCGATCGCCAGCGATGCACAGAAAATCGCGCCGGCGCTCGCTGCCGGCAATGCGGTGATCCTCAAGCCGGCCTCGTGGAGCCCACTGGTGTCGCTAGAGCTGGCGCGCATCATCGACGAGAGCGGTTTGCCGAAAGGCCTGCTGTCGGTTCTGCCGGGGGCAGGCGGCATTGTCGGCGATCTCCTGGTCACCCATCCGGCGATCGGCAAGGTGTCGTTCACGGGAGGCACGTCGGTTGGTCGCAATCTCGCCCGCAAGGCGGCCGAGAAGCTGATGCCGGTGTCGCTCGAACTCGGCGGCAAGTCGCCGACGATCGTGTTCGAGGATGCCGATATCGACCTGACCATTGCCGGCCTGCTGTTCGGCATCTTCTCTTCGACGGGCCAGTCCTGCATTGCCGGTTCCAGGCTTTATGTGCAGCGCTCGATCTATGCGGCGTTCATGGAGCGGCTTGTCGCGCGGACAAAGGCGCTGCGCGTCGGCCATCCGTTCGAAAGCAGCACCCAGGTGGCGCCGATGATTCACGAAGATCATCGCGCCAGCGTCGAGCGTTTCATCGCTCAGGCGCGCCGGGACAAAGGCACCGTTCTGGCAGGGGGGCAGCGTCCGTCGGGCGGCAACTATAACGAAGGTGTCTATTACGAGCCGACGATCATCGGCGATATGGCGCCGGGTGCCGAAATCTGCCGTGAGGAAGTGTTCGGTCCGGTGCTGACCGTGTTCCCCTTCGACGATGAAGAGACCTTGATCCGCGACGCCAACGACAACGAATATGGCCTTGCCTGCGGGATCTGGACGCGGGACGTCGTCAAGGCGCTGCGCATCGGCGCGGCCATCAAGGCCGGCACGGTGTGGATCAACACCTATAAGCAGTTCTCGATCTCGACACCGTTCGGCGGCATGAAGGCGAGCGGCCTTGGCCGCGAGAAGGGCCGCGACGGTCTGCGCGCCTATATGCAGCAGAAGTCCTATTACATCGACACGAGCGGCAACCCGCATCCTTGGGCTGGGCTCTGA
- a CDS encoding acyl-CoA dehydrogenase family protein gives MQIPTSEDHADIREAVRDLCAAYDGAYWRSVDEARAYPEAFAEALTKGGWLAALIPQEYGGSGLGLTEASIVMEEINRSGGNSGSVHGQMYNMSTVLRAGSEAQKQAYLPRIASGELRLQSMAVTEPTTGSDMTKLKTTAVKRGDRYVVNGQKVWTSRLQHSDLMILLARTTPLDQVKKKTDGLSVFIVDVAQALKGGMAMTPIANMVNHETNQVFFDDLEIPAENLIGEEGQGFRTIFAGFNAERVLIAAECIGDGYWFVDKARAYAGERVVFDRPIGMNQGVQFPIARSYMNIRAADLMRYNAAALHDAGKPNGAEANMAKQLAADASWEAANACLQTHGGFGFAAEYDVERKFRETRLYQVAPISTNLILSYLAEHVLGLPRSY, from the coding sequence ATGCAGATTCCGACGTCCGAAGACCACGCCGATATCCGCGAAGCGGTGCGCGATCTTTGCGCGGCCTATGATGGCGCCTATTGGCGATCCGTCGACGAGGCGCGGGCCTATCCGGAAGCATTCGCTGAGGCGCTGACCAAGGGGGGCTGGCTGGCGGCGCTGATCCCGCAGGAGTATGGCGGGTCTGGCCTTGGTCTCACCGAGGCCTCCATCGTCATGGAGGAGATCAATCGCTCCGGCGGCAATTCCGGCTCGGTGCATGGGCAGATGTACAATATGTCGACCGTGCTCCGGGCTGGATCGGAAGCGCAGAAGCAGGCCTATCTGCCGCGCATCGCCAGCGGCGAACTGCGCCTGCAATCCATGGCGGTGACGGAGCCGACCACTGGCTCGGACATGACCAAGCTGAAGACGACTGCGGTGAAACGCGGCGACCGCTATGTGGTCAACGGCCAAAAAGTCTGGACGTCACGGTTGCAGCATTCCGACCTGATGATCCTCTTGGCGCGCACCACGCCCCTCGATCAAGTGAAGAAAAAGACCGATGGCCTGTCGGTGTTCATCGTTGATGTCGCGCAGGCGTTGAAAGGCGGCATGGCGATGACGCCGATCGCCAATATGGTCAACCACGAGACCAATCAGGTGTTTTTCGACGATCTTGAAATTCCCGCCGAAAATCTGATCGGCGAGGAAGGGCAGGGCTTTCGCACGATCTTCGCCGGCTTCAACGCCGAGCGCGTGCTGATCGCGGCCGAATGTATCGGCGACGGCTATTGGTTCGTCGACAAGGCGCGGGCCTATGCGGGCGAGCGCGTGGTGTTCGACCGGCCGATCGGCATGAATCAGGGCGTGCAGTTTCCGATCGCGCGCAGCTATATGAACATCCGCGCCGCCGATCTCATGCGTTACAACGCTGCAGCGCTGCATGATGCCGGCAAGCCGAACGGGGCGGAAGCCAATATGGCGAAGCAGCTCGCGGCTGATGCGTCATGGGAGGCGGCGAATGCCTGTTTGCAGACCCATGGCGGTTTCGGTTTCGCCGCCGAATATGATGTCGAGCGTAAATTTCGCGAGACGCGGCTTTATCAAGTCGCGCCGATCTCGACCAATCTGATCTTGTCGTACCTCGCCGAACATGTGTTGGGTCTGCCGCGCTCCTATTGA